The following coding sequences are from one Musa acuminata AAA Group cultivar baxijiao chromosome BXJ1-6, Cavendish_Baxijiao_AAA, whole genome shotgun sequence window:
- the LOC135676841 gene encoding probable receptor-like protein kinase At1g49730 isoform X2 has product MRPYLLLSSFLVALVFAGPSFLPATAGDCPLDMSWWNLTAAASVCSDQNGRAKCCRYINAFIAVSVAYYANATGELGVPSAFSDDCYNSISDTLKLGGIPSNATMFCGLGLKIHISYQCEGRVTISDMLQSPNFYDVIRNCKLPLSLDNSCKRCLNSGLSYLRHLVGDQDNITLNTCRDAAFVALANQGENSSIIDIATCFFSVKGFSIHQGNSSEPFFSPVAPATSPASAPIRAHDLFVKPFREHHHPFQLTLIPGIGIMITGSAILLLIILILLIHKKNRELRSASNPTRSTSDASSFPHVWKNKKGASTMFHRYSYKEIKKASGNFSKILGKSEFGILYKAQFDDGFVAAVKQIKNMSILSEEDFCREMEILGRLHHRHLVTLRGFCSSRQDRFMIYEFMENGSLKDQLYSSGRTPLPWKTRIQIAIDVANALEYLHYYCDNTLCHGDLRSSNVLFDKNFLAKVAYFGLEHSTRCASRHVPHNGYLDPEYMVTKMMTDKSDVYSYGVLLLELVVGKQASLNHRNLVQWSQELADSFRLSELVDPAIADAVDLEQLHVVVGIAKLCTQREVKERPSIKQILRMLRERLDASYTGFAKAVQGEGCHDDGRLFTEKQQENEVIALSGDARCLQSSSSTSRSYCSRSILLECNSPQSPHGI; this is encoded by the exons ATGCGGCCGTACCTCTTGCTATCCTCCTTCCTGGTAGCGCTAGTGTTTGCGGGGCCCAGCTTCTTGCCGGCGACCGCAGGAG ATTGTCCCCTGGATATGAGTTGGTGGAATTTAACGGCAGCAGCTTCTGTATGCTCAGATCAAAATGGACGAGCTAAGTGTTGCCGCTATATTAATGCCTTCATTGCAGTTTCTGTTGCTTATTATGCAAATGCAACAGGAGAGCTGGGGGTTCCATCAGCATTTTCTGATGACTGCTATAATTCTATCTCTGACACCTTGAAATTAGGTGGAATACCTTCTAATGCAACTATGTTCTGTGGATTGGGACTTAAAATTCATATTTCCTATCAATGTGAGGGGAGAGTAACTATCTCAGATATGCTGCAGTCTCCAAATTTTTATGATGTCATCAGAAACTGCAAGCTGCCACTATCACTGGATAATAGTTGCAAGAGATGCTTAAACTCTGGTTTGTCATACCTTCGCCATCTTGTAGGAGACCAAGATAACATTACCTTGAATACCTGCCGTGATGCAGCTTTTGTTGCACTTGCAAACCAGGGGGAGAACTCATCAATAATTGATATTGCAACTTGCTTCTTCAGTGTTAAAGGGTTCAGCATTCATCAAG GGAATTCTTCCGAGCCATTTTTTTCACCTGTTGCCCCAGCAACTTCTCCAGCTTCTGCACCAATTCGTGCTCATGATCTTTTTGTTAAACCATTTAGAGAACATCACCATCCATTCCAGCTCACTTTAATACCAGGAATTGGTATTATGATTACTGGATCAGCAATTCTATTACTAATTATCCTGATACTTCTCATTCATAAGAAAAATAGAGAATTAAGAAGTGCCAGCAATCCAACAAGGAGCACATCGGATGCCTCCTCTTTCCCACATGTCTGGAAGAATAAGAAAG GTGCTTCCACCATGTTTCATAGGTACAGTTACAAGGAAATAAAGAAGGCGTCAGGCAATTTTAGCAAAATTTTAGGAAAAAGTGAATTTGGAATCCTGTACAAAGCTCAATTTGATGATGGGTTCGTTGCTGCTGTGAAACAGATTAAGAACATGTCAATACTTAGTGAGGAAGATTTTTGTCGAGAAATGGAAATTCTTGGCAGACTGCATCATCGTCATCTTGTTACTCTCAGAGGCTTCTGTTCTTCTAGACAGGATAG gttcaTGATATATGAATTCATGGAAAATGGAAGCCTAAAAGATCAACTCTATT CATCTGGACGAACTCCATTACCATGGAAGACCAGGATCCAAATAGCCATTGATGTTGCTAATGCTCTG GAGTACCTCCATTATTATTGTGATAACACTCTTTGTCATGGGGACCTAAGGTCAAGCAATGTCCTTTTCGATAAGAATTTCTTAGCAAAG GTTGCTTATTTTGGTTTGGAGCATTCTACGAGATGCGCAAGTAGACATGTACCGCATAATG GTTATCTGGATCCTGAGTATATGGTCACCAAGATGATGACTGATAAGAGTGATGTCTACAGCTACGGGGTACTGCTGCTAGAGCTTGTGGTTGGAAAGcaggcaagccttaatcacagaAATCTGGTTCAATGGTCTCAGGAACTAGCAGACAGTTTTAGGCTCTCAGAATTGGTTGACCCAGCTATTGCAGACGCAGTCGATTTAGAGCAGCTCCATGTGGTGGTCGGGATAGCAAAGTTGTGCACTCAGAGGGAAGTGAAGGAAAGACCATCAATCAAACAAATTCTCAGAATGCTACGTGAGAGATTGGATGCTTCATACACTGGCTTTGCTAAGGCTGTACAAGGTGAAGGCTGTCATGATGATGGGAGGTTATTCACCGAGAAGCAACAAGAAAATGAGGTTATCGCGTTGAGTGGAGATGCGAGATGTCTTCAGTCTTCTTCAAGCACTTCGAGATCCTACTGCAGTCGAAGCATTTTGCTCGAGTGCAACTCGCCGCAGTCCCCACATGGCATTTAG
- the LOC135676841 gene encoding probable receptor-like protein kinase At1g49730 isoform X1 codes for MRPYLLLSSFLVALVFAGPSFLPATAGDCPLDMSWWNLTAAASVCSDQNGRAKCCRYINAFIAVSVAYYANATGELGVPSAFSDDCYNSISDTLKLGGIPSNATMFCGLGLKIHISYQCEGRVTISDMLQSPNFYDVIRNCKLPLSLDNSCKRCLNSGLSYLRHLVGDQDNITLNTCRDAAFVALANQGENSSIIDIATCFFSVKGFSIHQGNSSEPFFSPVAPATSPASAPIRAHDLFVKPFREHHHPFQLTLIPGIGIMITGSAILLLIILILLIHKKNRELRSASNPTRSTSDASSFPHVWKNKKGASTMFHRYSYKEIKKASGNFSKILGKSEFGILYKAQFDDGFVAAVKQIKNMSILSEEDFCREMEILGRLHHRHLVTLRGFCSSRQDRFMIYEFMENGSLKDQLYSSGRTPLPWKTRIQIAIDVANALEYLHYYCDNTLCHGDLRSSNVLFDKNFLAKVAYFGLEHSTRCASRHVPHNGNALGTSGYLDPEYMVTKMMTDKSDVYSYGVLLLELVVGKQASLNHRNLVQWSQELADSFRLSELVDPAIADAVDLEQLHVVVGIAKLCTQREVKERPSIKQILRMLRERLDASYTGFAKAVQGEGCHDDGRLFTEKQQENEVIALSGDARCLQSSSSTSRSYCSRSILLECNSPQSPHGI; via the exons ATGCGGCCGTACCTCTTGCTATCCTCCTTCCTGGTAGCGCTAGTGTTTGCGGGGCCCAGCTTCTTGCCGGCGACCGCAGGAG ATTGTCCCCTGGATATGAGTTGGTGGAATTTAACGGCAGCAGCTTCTGTATGCTCAGATCAAAATGGACGAGCTAAGTGTTGCCGCTATATTAATGCCTTCATTGCAGTTTCTGTTGCTTATTATGCAAATGCAACAGGAGAGCTGGGGGTTCCATCAGCATTTTCTGATGACTGCTATAATTCTATCTCTGACACCTTGAAATTAGGTGGAATACCTTCTAATGCAACTATGTTCTGTGGATTGGGACTTAAAATTCATATTTCCTATCAATGTGAGGGGAGAGTAACTATCTCAGATATGCTGCAGTCTCCAAATTTTTATGATGTCATCAGAAACTGCAAGCTGCCACTATCACTGGATAATAGTTGCAAGAGATGCTTAAACTCTGGTTTGTCATACCTTCGCCATCTTGTAGGAGACCAAGATAACATTACCTTGAATACCTGCCGTGATGCAGCTTTTGTTGCACTTGCAAACCAGGGGGAGAACTCATCAATAATTGATATTGCAACTTGCTTCTTCAGTGTTAAAGGGTTCAGCATTCATCAAG GGAATTCTTCCGAGCCATTTTTTTCACCTGTTGCCCCAGCAACTTCTCCAGCTTCTGCACCAATTCGTGCTCATGATCTTTTTGTTAAACCATTTAGAGAACATCACCATCCATTCCAGCTCACTTTAATACCAGGAATTGGTATTATGATTACTGGATCAGCAATTCTATTACTAATTATCCTGATACTTCTCATTCATAAGAAAAATAGAGAATTAAGAAGTGCCAGCAATCCAACAAGGAGCACATCGGATGCCTCCTCTTTCCCACATGTCTGGAAGAATAAGAAAG GTGCTTCCACCATGTTTCATAGGTACAGTTACAAGGAAATAAAGAAGGCGTCAGGCAATTTTAGCAAAATTTTAGGAAAAAGTGAATTTGGAATCCTGTACAAAGCTCAATTTGATGATGGGTTCGTTGCTGCTGTGAAACAGATTAAGAACATGTCAATACTTAGTGAGGAAGATTTTTGTCGAGAAATGGAAATTCTTGGCAGACTGCATCATCGTCATCTTGTTACTCTCAGAGGCTTCTGTTCTTCTAGACAGGATAG gttcaTGATATATGAATTCATGGAAAATGGAAGCCTAAAAGATCAACTCTATT CATCTGGACGAACTCCATTACCATGGAAGACCAGGATCCAAATAGCCATTGATGTTGCTAATGCTCTG GAGTACCTCCATTATTATTGTGATAACACTCTTTGTCATGGGGACCTAAGGTCAAGCAATGTCCTTTTCGATAAGAATTTCTTAGCAAAG GTTGCTTATTTTGGTTTGGAGCATTCTACGAGATGCGCAAGTAGACATGTACCGCATAATGGTAATGCATTGGGAACTTCAG GTTATCTGGATCCTGAGTATATGGTCACCAAGATGATGACTGATAAGAGTGATGTCTACAGCTACGGGGTACTGCTGCTAGAGCTTGTGGTTGGAAAGcaggcaagccttaatcacagaAATCTGGTTCAATGGTCTCAGGAACTAGCAGACAGTTTTAGGCTCTCAGAATTGGTTGACCCAGCTATTGCAGACGCAGTCGATTTAGAGCAGCTCCATGTGGTGGTCGGGATAGCAAAGTTGTGCACTCAGAGGGAAGTGAAGGAAAGACCATCAATCAAACAAATTCTCAGAATGCTACGTGAGAGATTGGATGCTTCATACACTGGCTTTGCTAAGGCTGTACAAGGTGAAGGCTGTCATGATGATGGGAGGTTATTCACCGAGAAGCAACAAGAAAATGAGGTTATCGCGTTGAGTGGAGATGCGAGATGTCTTCAGTCTTCTTCAAGCACTTCGAGATCCTACTGCAGTCGAAGCATTTTGCTCGAGTGCAACTCGCCGCAGTCCCCACATGGCATTTAG
- the LOC135676841 gene encoding probable receptor-like protein kinase At1g49730 isoform X3: protein MSWWNLTAAASVCSDQNGRAKCCRYINAFIAVSVAYYANATGELGVPSAFSDDCYNSISDTLKLGGIPSNATMFCGLGLKIHISYQCEGRVTISDMLQSPNFYDVIRNCKLPLSLDNSCKRCLNSGLSYLRHLVGDQDNITLNTCRDAAFVALANQGENSSIIDIATCFFSVKGFSIHQGNSSEPFFSPVAPATSPASAPIRAHDLFVKPFREHHHPFQLTLIPGIGIMITGSAILLLIILILLIHKKNRELRSASNPTRSTSDASSFPHVWKNKKGASTMFHRYSYKEIKKASGNFSKILGKSEFGILYKAQFDDGFVAAVKQIKNMSILSEEDFCREMEILGRLHHRHLVTLRGFCSSRQDRFMIYEFMENGSLKDQLYSSGRTPLPWKTRIQIAIDVANALEYLHYYCDNTLCHGDLRSSNVLFDKNFLAKVAYFGLEHSTRCASRHVPHNGNALGTSGYLDPEYMVTKMMTDKSDVYSYGVLLLELVVGKQASLNHRNLVQWSQELADSFRLSELVDPAIADAVDLEQLHVVVGIAKLCTQREVKERPSIKQILRMLRERLDASYTGFAKAVQGEGCHDDGRLFTEKQQENEVIALSGDARCLQSSSSTSRSYCSRSILLECNSPQSPHGI from the exons ATGAGTTGGTGGAATTTAACGGCAGCAGCTTCTGTATGCTCAGATCAAAATGGACGAGCTAAGTGTTGCCGCTATATTAATGCCTTCATTGCAGTTTCTGTTGCTTATTATGCAAATGCAACAGGAGAGCTGGGGGTTCCATCAGCATTTTCTGATGACTGCTATAATTCTATCTCTGACACCTTGAAATTAGGTGGAATACCTTCTAATGCAACTATGTTCTGTGGATTGGGACTTAAAATTCATATTTCCTATCAATGTGAGGGGAGAGTAACTATCTCAGATATGCTGCAGTCTCCAAATTTTTATGATGTCATCAGAAACTGCAAGCTGCCACTATCACTGGATAATAGTTGCAAGAGATGCTTAAACTCTGGTTTGTCATACCTTCGCCATCTTGTAGGAGACCAAGATAACATTACCTTGAATACCTGCCGTGATGCAGCTTTTGTTGCACTTGCAAACCAGGGGGAGAACTCATCAATAATTGATATTGCAACTTGCTTCTTCAGTGTTAAAGGGTTCAGCATTCATCAAG GGAATTCTTCCGAGCCATTTTTTTCACCTGTTGCCCCAGCAACTTCTCCAGCTTCTGCACCAATTCGTGCTCATGATCTTTTTGTTAAACCATTTAGAGAACATCACCATCCATTCCAGCTCACTTTAATACCAGGAATTGGTATTATGATTACTGGATCAGCAATTCTATTACTAATTATCCTGATACTTCTCATTCATAAGAAAAATAGAGAATTAAGAAGTGCCAGCAATCCAACAAGGAGCACATCGGATGCCTCCTCTTTCCCACATGTCTGGAAGAATAAGAAAG GTGCTTCCACCATGTTTCATAGGTACAGTTACAAGGAAATAAAGAAGGCGTCAGGCAATTTTAGCAAAATTTTAGGAAAAAGTGAATTTGGAATCCTGTACAAAGCTCAATTTGATGATGGGTTCGTTGCTGCTGTGAAACAGATTAAGAACATGTCAATACTTAGTGAGGAAGATTTTTGTCGAGAAATGGAAATTCTTGGCAGACTGCATCATCGTCATCTTGTTACTCTCAGAGGCTTCTGTTCTTCTAGACAGGATAG gttcaTGATATATGAATTCATGGAAAATGGAAGCCTAAAAGATCAACTCTATT CATCTGGACGAACTCCATTACCATGGAAGACCAGGATCCAAATAGCCATTGATGTTGCTAATGCTCTG GAGTACCTCCATTATTATTGTGATAACACTCTTTGTCATGGGGACCTAAGGTCAAGCAATGTCCTTTTCGATAAGAATTTCTTAGCAAAG GTTGCTTATTTTGGTTTGGAGCATTCTACGAGATGCGCAAGTAGACATGTACCGCATAATGGTAATGCATTGGGAACTTCAG GTTATCTGGATCCTGAGTATATGGTCACCAAGATGATGACTGATAAGAGTGATGTCTACAGCTACGGGGTACTGCTGCTAGAGCTTGTGGTTGGAAAGcaggcaagccttaatcacagaAATCTGGTTCAATGGTCTCAGGAACTAGCAGACAGTTTTAGGCTCTCAGAATTGGTTGACCCAGCTATTGCAGACGCAGTCGATTTAGAGCAGCTCCATGTGGTGGTCGGGATAGCAAAGTTGTGCACTCAGAGGGAAGTGAAGGAAAGACCATCAATCAAACAAATTCTCAGAATGCTACGTGAGAGATTGGATGCTTCATACACTGGCTTTGCTAAGGCTGTACAAGGTGAAGGCTGTCATGATGATGGGAGGTTATTCACCGAGAAGCAACAAGAAAATGAGGTTATCGCGTTGAGTGGAGATGCGAGATGTCTTCAGTCTTCTTCAAGCACTTCGAGATCCTACTGCAGTCGAAGCATTTTGCTCGAGTGCAACTCGCCGCAGTCCCCACATGGCATTTAG